Proteins from one Procambarus clarkii isolate CNS0578487 chromosome 40, FALCON_Pclarkii_2.0, whole genome shotgun sequence genomic window:
- the LOC123753360 gene encoding keratinocyte proline-rich protein-like, with translation MFEFYLLTAKSPRLATGGAKTLATGGAKTLATGGAKTLATGAPRPLPQGAPRPLLQGRQDPCYRGAKTLATGGAKTLATGAPRPLPQGAPRPLPQGAPRPLPQGAPRPLPQGRQDPCHRGRQDPCHRGRQDPCHRGHQDPCHRGRQDPCHRGCQDPCHRGAKTLATGAPRPLPQGAPRPLPQGAPKPLPQGRQDPCHRGRQDPCHRGAKTLATGGAKTLATGGAKTLATGGAKTLATGGAKTLATGGAKTLATGGPEE, from the coding sequence ATGTTTGAATTCTACTTATTGACCGCCAAGTCGCCAAGACTTGCCACAGGGGGCGCCAAGACCCTTGCCACAGGGGGCGCCAAGACCCTTGCCACAGGGGGCGCCAAGACCCTTGCCACAGGGGCGCCAAGACCCTTGCCACAGGGGGCGCCAAGACCCTTGCTACAGGGGCGCCAAGACCCTTGCTACAGGGGCGCCAAGACCCTTGCCACAGGGGGCGCCAAGACCCTTGCCACAGGGGCGCCAAGACCCTTGCCACAGGGGGCGCCAAGACCCTTGCCACAGGGGGCGCCAAGACCCTTGCCACAGGGGGCGCCAAGACCCTTGCCACAGGGGCGCCAAGACCCTTGCCACAGGGGGCGCCAAGACCCTTGCCACAGGGGGCGCCAAGACCCTTGCCACAGGGGGCACCAAGACCCTTGCCACAGGGGGCGCCAAGACCCTTGCCACAGGGGGTGCCAAGACCCTTGCCACAGGGGCGCCAAGACCCTTGCTACAGGGGCGCCAAGACCCTTGCCACAGGGGGCGCCAAGACCCTTGCCACAGGGGGCGCCAAAACCCTTGCCACAGGGGCGCCAAGACCCTTGCCACAGGGGGCGCCAAGATCCTTGCCACAGGGGCGCCAAGACCCTTGCCACAGGGGGCGCCAAGACCCTTGCCACAGGGGGCGCCAAGACCCTTGCCACAGGGGGCGCCAAGACCCTTGCCACAGGGGGCGCCAAGACCCTTGCCACAGGGGGCGCCAAGACCCTTGCCACAGGGGGGCCGGAAGAATAG